From Natronocella acetinitrilica, a single genomic window includes:
- a CDS encoding PA2779 family protein, translating to MLPRSGSSLTRGIAASLALLFALMSIMMPTVHAGMIGTADYASSAAVAEQRADVRALLARDDVREQLIAWGVDPDDAAERVDSLTADELAQLSEQMESMPAGAGVGSVVGAVVFIFLVLLITDILGVTDVFPFVKKTVN from the coding sequence ATGTTGCCCCGTTCCGGTTCATCGTTGACCCGCGGCATTGCCGCAAGCCTCGCCCTGCTGTTCGCACTCATGAGTATCATGATGCCCACGGTTCACGCCGGGATGATTGGCACCGCCGATTACGCCTCCAGCGCAGCCGTGGCGGAACAGCGTGCCGATGTACGCGCCCTGTTGGCCAGGGATGACGTTCGTGAGCAGCTCATCGCCTGGGGTGTGGACCCGGATGACGCGGCCGAGCGCGTCGACAGCCTGACGGCCGATGAGCTTGCACAGCTCTCCGAGCAGATGGAGTCCATGCCCGCAGGCGCGGGTGTCGGCAGCGTGGTCGGCGCGGTGGTGTTCATCTTCCTGGTCCTGCTGATTACCGACATCCTCGGTGTCACCGACGTCTTCCCCTTCGTCAAGAAGACAGTCAACTGA
- a CDS encoding AMP-binding protein, protein MAMASAYDDAPWKQHFPDGITETVEHQPHASIPALAAETARLHGDRLAFTTCMPNGMSGSLRFREVEALSDGFAAYLREELGLAQGARVAVQMPNCLSYPVAVLGILKAGCVLVNVNPLYTPREMSAQFRDSEAEALVIIDLFLDKLESIISETSIKHVVVAGVAQWFPPVVGGILRLILKYWQCVIPDHNLDVVRLDTAIERGRAQLDHVQVTDYWHELAHGDTALLQYTGGTTGVSKGAVLTHGNLLANLAQVDATAGEFIEPGSECVLTALPLYHIFAFTVNFLAFYMKGAHNVLVPSPRPIRNCQRALENYPISWISGVNTLYNAVLNEEWFALYPPPSMKMAMAGGTALHHAVAERWTQIAGCPIVEGYGLTETSPVLCFNPIRNPLPDSIGIPVPGTRVRLIDEQGECVPPGEPGELIVQGPQVMTRYWNRPEETERSFRDGWFCTGDIAVMDENGYFRIVDRKKDLILVSGFNVYPNEVEDCIARLDAVQESAVIGVPDRQTGEAVHAYVVLRAPGLGEKDIREHCRSELAAYKVPSRVVFAEDLPKTPVGKVLRKDLRDRAQPGDETTPSDERVA, encoded by the coding sequence ATGGCCATGGCGTCGGCCTACGATGATGCACCCTGGAAACAGCATTTCCCGGACGGTATTACCGAGACGGTCGAGCACCAGCCCCATGCCAGTATTCCGGCGCTGGCCGCCGAGACGGCACGCCTCCATGGTGATCGCCTTGCCTTCACCACCTGCATGCCCAACGGTATGTCGGGGAGCCTGCGGTTTCGTGAGGTGGAGGCCCTTTCCGATGGCTTCGCTGCCTATCTGCGGGAGGAGCTGGGCCTCGCCCAGGGGGCCCGGGTCGCCGTGCAGATGCCCAACTGCCTCAGCTATCCGGTGGCGGTGCTGGGCATCCTCAAGGCCGGCTGCGTGCTGGTCAACGTCAATCCGCTGTATACCCCCCGCGAGATGTCGGCCCAGTTCCGCGATAGCGAAGCCGAGGCGCTGGTCATCATCGACCTTTTTCTCGACAAGCTTGAGTCGATCATCTCTGAAACCTCCATCAAGCATGTCGTGGTCGCCGGCGTTGCCCAATGGTTTCCACCCGTGGTCGGCGGCATTCTCCGGCTGATACTGAAGTACTGGCAGTGTGTCATTCCCGATCACAATCTGGACGTAGTGAGGCTGGATACGGCCATCGAGCGGGGCCGTGCGCAGCTCGATCACGTCCAGGTGACCGACTACTGGCACGAACTCGCGCATGGCGACACCGCATTGTTGCAGTACACCGGTGGTACCACCGGTGTGAGCAAGGGTGCGGTGCTGACCCACGGCAATCTGCTGGCGAATCTGGCCCAGGTCGATGCCACGGCGGGGGAGTTCATCGAACCGGGCAGCGAGTGCGTGCTGACGGCGCTGCCCCTCTACCATATCTTCGCTTTCACGGTGAATTTCCTGGCCTTCTACATGAAGGGGGCCCACAACGTGCTGGTGCCGAGTCCTCGGCCGATTCGTAACTGTCAGCGGGCGCTGGAGAACTATCCGATCAGCTGGATTTCAGGTGTAAACACCCTGTACAACGCTGTGTTGAACGAGGAGTGGTTCGCTCTGTATCCCCCGCCCAGCATGAAAATGGCCATGGCCGGGGGGACGGCCCTGCATCACGCCGTTGCGGAACGTTGGACGCAGATCGCCGGGTGCCCGATTGTCGAGGGCTATGGCCTGACGGAAACGTCCCCCGTGCTGTGTTTCAACCCGATTCGCAACCCGTTGCCGGACTCCATCGGCATTCCCGTGCCGGGCACGCGGGTCCGGCTGATCGATGAACAGGGCGAGTGCGTGCCGCCCGGTGAGCCTGGCGAGCTCATCGTCCAGGGACCGCAGGTCATGACCCGATACTGGAACCGGCCAGAGGAAACGGAGCGCAGTTTCCGCGATGGCTGGTTCTGTACCGGAGATATCGCCGTGATGGACGAGAACGGTTATTTCCGCATCGTTGATCGGAAGAAGGATCTGATCCTGGTCAGCGGTTTCAACGTGTACCCCAACGAGGTGGAAGACTGCATTGCCCGGCTGGATGCGGTGCAGGAGTCGGCGGTGATCGGCGTGCCGGATCGCCAGACGGGTGAGGCTGTGCACGCCTATGTGGTTCTGCGGGCACCGGGGCTTGGTGAGAAGGACATCCGGGAGCACTGTCGTTCGGAACTGGCAGCGTACAAGGTGCCGAGCCGTGTCGTGTTCGCCGAGGATCTGCCCAAGACCCCTGTCGGCAAGGTATTGCGGAAAGACCTGCGGGATCGCGCCCAGCCGGGCGACGAAACCACGCCATCTGACGAGCGCGTTGCCTGA
- a CDS encoding TRAP transporter small permease subunit encodes MRFFLRVSSIIDTVNGAIGRLMGAAVVVLVLLGVINVVGRYLGAHLGMQLSSNALLEGQTYAYNLIFLLGAAYVLRQDGHIRVDILYSSFGPKPKAWIDLFGALLFLIPFCALVVWLSWDYTLRSWGWTHFPHGWPDVERMERSPQPGGLPRYPIKTVIPLAFFLLMLQGVSEAIKRIAWLSGVPGSPLPGRPEATRPPRPESTA; translated from the coding sequence ATGCGATTCTTCCTGCGCGTTTCCTCCATCATCGACACGGTCAATGGCGCCATCGGTCGCCTGATGGGCGCTGCCGTCGTGGTATTGGTGTTGCTGGGCGTGATCAACGTGGTGGGGCGCTACCTTGGCGCACACCTGGGCATGCAGCTCAGCAGCAACGCCCTGCTGGAAGGGCAGACCTACGCCTATAATCTGATTTTCCTGCTGGGTGCTGCCTACGTGCTCCGGCAGGACGGTCATATCCGCGTTGATATCCTTTACTCGTCTTTCGGGCCCAAGCCAAAAGCGTGGATCGATCTTTTTGGCGCGTTGCTGTTCCTCATCCCGTTTTGCGCGCTGGTGGTGTGGCTGTCATGGGATTACACACTGCGCTCCTGGGGCTGGACCCATTTCCCCCATGGCTGGCCCGACGTTGAACGCATGGAGCGCAGCCCCCAGCCCGGTGGGCTGCCCCGTTACCCGATCAAGACGGTGATCCCGCTGGCGTTCTTCCTGCTGATGCTGCAGGGCGTGAGTGAGGCCATCAAGCGGATTGCCTGGCTGAGCGGTGTTCCCGGCTCGCCGCTGCCCGGTCGACCGGAAGCCACACGCCCACCCAGACCGGAGTCCACCGCCTGA
- a CDS encoding PAS domain S-box protein, translating into MKDLETIPHELLRLLVDASNDGIVIAEQEGDDNVLIYVNPAFERLTGYTAEEILYQDCRFLQAGDRDQKGLDEIRRAIGRGEATRQVLRNYRKDGSLFWNELSITPVYSEQDELTYYIGIQKDVTAQKELEDRLRALEGPAADDA; encoded by the coding sequence ATGAAAGATCTGGAAACGATTCCGCACGAACTGTTGCGTCTGCTCGTAGACGCCTCCAATGACGGTATCGTGATCGCCGAACAGGAAGGCGATGACAACGTCCTGATCTACGTGAACCCGGCCTTCGAGCGCCTTACCGGTTATACAGCCGAAGAGATCCTCTACCAGGACTGTCGATTCCTGCAGGCGGGCGACCGCGACCAGAAAGGGCTGGATGAGATACGGCGCGCCATCGGTCGTGGTGAAGCAACCAGGCAGGTGCTGCGCAACTATCGCAAGGATGGCTCGTTGTTCTGGAACGAACTCAGTATCACGCCGGTGTACAGCGAGCAGGACGAGTTGACCTACTACATCGGGATCCAGAAGGACGTCACTGCGCAGAAGGAACTGGAAGACCGGTTGCGTGCCCTGGAAGGCCCCGCGGCGGACGACGCCTGA
- a CDS encoding TRAP transporter large permease — translation MEYIALWMFVCLLLFMLSGYPVAFSLGATAVVFTLIGSDLLHGLNVPVPWDPAFRFARLNALPGRIFGSVMDNYTLVAVPFFVFMGVMLEKSGLAEDLLKTMGRLFGRMRGGLAISVVGVGALLAASTGVVGASVVTMAVLALPVMLKYGYDRSLAAGTIAASGTLGQIIPPSIVLIILGDQMGVNVGDLFLGAFLPGLALSGLYVLYIAIYAYFKRDVAPAMPAESDDFQVQNLALAVFKSLLPPLALVAVVLGSIFLGIASPTEAGAMGAFGASLLALLNGRLTWTNLSAATAATVRLTSMVFIILVGATAFAMVFSALDGTWLVKDFLEGLPGGQWGFLFFVMLTIFILGFFLDFIEITFIVVPLVTPVAIFFGFDPVWFAVLIAMNLQASFLTPPFGFALFYLRGAAPASITTWHIYRGIVPFIGIQLLMLTVLVVFPDLVLWLPAQAN, via the coding sequence ATGGAATATATTGCGCTGTGGATGTTCGTCTGCCTCTTGCTGTTCATGCTCTCCGGCTATCCGGTGGCCTTCAGCCTGGGTGCGACGGCTGTTGTTTTCACCCTGATTGGTAGCGATCTACTGCACGGGCTGAATGTGCCCGTTCCCTGGGATCCCGCCTTCCGCTTTGCCCGGCTCAACGCCTTGCCAGGGCGAATATTCGGCTCGGTCATGGACAACTACACCCTGGTAGCCGTGCCGTTTTTCGTTTTCATGGGCGTCATGCTGGAGAAGTCGGGCCTGGCGGAAGATCTGCTAAAGACCATGGGACGGCTGTTCGGTCGCATGCGTGGCGGGCTCGCCATTTCGGTTGTGGGTGTGGGGGCGCTCCTGGCTGCCTCTACCGGGGTCGTCGGGGCTTCGGTGGTCACCATGGCGGTGCTGGCCTTGCCCGTCATGCTCAAATACGGCTACGACCGCTCCCTGGCTGCGGGCACCATCGCAGCCAGTGGCACCCTGGGGCAGATCATTCCCCCGAGCATCGTGTTGATCATCCTCGGCGATCAGATGGGCGTGAACGTGGGCGACCTGTTCCTGGGTGCTTTCCTGCCGGGTCTGGCCTTAAGTGGCCTTTACGTGCTCTATATCGCCATCTATGCGTACTTCAAGCGCGATGTGGCGCCAGCCATGCCTGCGGAATCCGACGATTTCCAGGTGCAGAATCTGGCTCTGGCGGTATTCAAGAGTCTGCTGCCACCGCTGGCCCTGGTGGCCGTGGTGCTGGGCAGCATCTTTCTTGGTATCGCCTCGCCCACGGAGGCTGGTGCGATGGGTGCCTTCGGCGCCAGCCTGCTGGCGCTGCTGAACGGTCGCCTGACCTGGACCAACCTGTCCGCCGCAACAGCTGCCACCGTGCGGCTCACCAGCATGGTGTTCATTATCCTGGTGGGGGCAACGGCCTTCGCCATGGTGTTCAGCGCCCTGGATGGCACCTGGCTGGTCAAGGACTTCCTCGAGGGCCTGCCCGGTGGTCAGTGGGGTTTCCTGTTCTTCGTCATGCTGACCATCTTCATACTCGGCTTCTTCCTCGACTTTATCGAGATCACCTTCATCGTGGTGCCGCTGGTAACGCCGGTGGCTATCTTCTTCGGCTTTGACCCGGTGTGGTTCGCCGTGCTGATCGCCATGAATCTGCAGGCCTCGTTCCTGACGCCACCCTTTGGGTTTGCTCTGTTCTACCTCCGGGGGGCGGCGCCGGCCAGCATCACCACCTGGCATATCTACCGGGGCATCGTGCCTTTCATCGGCATCCAGTTGCTGATGCTGACCGTTCTGGTGGTCTTCCCCGATCTGGTGCTCTGGCTCCCGGCTCAGGCCAACTGA
- a CDS encoding bile acid:sodium symporter family protein yields MLNPVEETLLGLMMVVIMLGMGASLTFKDFRLAMRHPQAIGVGFASQYLCMPLLAFFLARFFGLTPEQTVGLVLMGCMPGGTTSNIFAYFSKSLLGLSILMTVCSTLAAVVLVPVWMEVLTSGIDEAFRIPPGEIISLLFVLLIPTLVGMWLRRRNANLGAVIELLGSLLGLIVIVFLLATWIPRNWELLLTTGFGVYASVILLGLTGFAFGYLFARSLRLNPQKARTVSLETGIQNGPLGALIVIIVFAGDTQQQILLMPVMYSLFIVVNSTFVTLLFRFWTNREELARDRAKVEPTR; encoded by the coding sequence ATGCTCAACCCCGTTGAGGAGACCCTGCTCGGTCTGATGATGGTGGTCATCATGCTGGGCATGGGGGCGTCATTGACGTTCAAGGATTTCCGTCTGGCGATGCGCCATCCACAGGCCATCGGCGTCGGTTTTGCCTCCCAGTATCTGTGCATGCCGTTGCTGGCATTCTTTCTGGCCCGCTTTTTCGGCCTGACGCCGGAACAGACGGTTGGGCTGGTGCTCATGGGGTGCATGCCGGGGGGCACCACGTCCAATATCTTCGCCTATTTCTCGAAGAGCCTGCTGGGGCTCAGCATCCTGATGACGGTGTGTTCCACCCTGGCTGCCGTCGTACTGGTGCCGGTATGGATGGAAGTGCTGACTTCCGGTATTGATGAAGCCTTCCGGATTCCCCCTGGCGAAATTATCTCCCTGCTGTTCGTGCTCCTGATTCCGACCCTGGTGGGTATGTGGCTACGGCGGCGCAACGCCAACCTTGGCGCAGTCATCGAGCTGCTGGGAAGTCTGCTGGGGCTGATCGTGATCGTCTTTCTGCTGGCAACCTGGATTCCGCGGAACTGGGAGTTGCTGCTGACCACGGGTTTCGGCGTTTACGCGTCGGTGATTCTTCTGGGGCTGACCGGCTTTGCCTTCGGTTACCTGTTCGCACGCTCGCTGCGTCTCAATCCACAGAAAGCGCGAACGGTGTCCCTTGAGACAGGCATACAGAACGGCCCGCTGGGGGCGCTGATCGTGATCATCGTCTTTGCGGGTGATACCCAGCAGCAGATCTTGTTGATGCCGGTGATGTATTCGCTGTTTATCGTCGTCAACTCGACGTTCGTTACCCTGCTGTTCCGCTTCTGGACCAACCGGGAGGAACTGGCGCGGGATCGTGCCAAGGTGGAGCCGACTCGGTAA
- a CDS encoding fluoride efflux transporter FluC yields MNRLVMMVALGSALGGMARHGVRDLLAVAGLEPQLISTLAVNVAGSLIIGALAVLTAENARFAIHERYRQFLMAGFCGGFTTFSIFSAEAVSLLQAGHTAQAAGYVLATVLLSIAACWTGWVFAGRYNAIR; encoded by the coding sequence ATGAACAGGCTTGTCATGATGGTCGCGCTGGGCAGCGCCCTGGGAGGGATGGCCCGACACGGCGTTCGGGATCTACTGGCCGTCGCCGGCCTGGAACCCCAACTAATCAGCACGCTTGCCGTCAACGTGGCGGGATCGCTGATCATCGGGGCGTTGGCGGTACTGACTGCAGAGAACGCACGGTTCGCCATTCACGAGCGGTATCGCCAGTTTCTGATGGCCGGCTTCTGCGGCGGCTTCACCACCTTCTCGATATTCAGCGCGGAAGCCGTGAGCCTGTTGCAGGCGGGTCATACAGCGCAGGCGGCCGGCTATGTATTGGCCACCGTCCTGCTGTCCATTGCTGCGTGCTGGACCGGCTGGGTATTCGCCGGGCGCTACAACGCGATTCGCTGA
- a CDS encoding fluoride efflux transporter FluC, whose protein sequence is MLSYLAIALGSAAGGALRSLVGFWLVGYTPAGFPVGTWVVNVSGSLLLGMLIPLLEAPGWLPPELFWLLVVGLCGSYTTVSTFSLQSVVLANGGRRLTAAVYITTTVFACLTAVAVGYAVAGLWISGPT, encoded by the coding sequence GTGCTCAGCTATCTTGCCATCGCCCTCGGTAGCGCTGCGGGCGGCGCACTTCGCAGCCTGGTCGGTTTCTGGCTGGTGGGCTACACACCTGCCGGATTTCCCGTAGGGACATGGGTGGTGAATGTGAGTGGCAGCTTGCTGCTGGGTATGCTGATTCCGCTGCTCGAAGCCCCCGGCTGGTTGCCTCCAGAGCTGTTCTGGCTACTGGTGGTGGGGCTTTGCGGCAGCTACACCACGGTCTCCACCTTCTCCTTGCAATCCGTAGTGCTTGCAAACGGCGGCAGGAGACTGACTGCTGCCGTCTACATCACGACCACCGTCTTTGCGTGCCTGACGGCGGTTGCCGTTGGCTACGCGGTCGCCGGGCTCTGGATATCGGGGCCCACATGA
- a CDS encoding metallophosphoesterase, whose protein sequence is MAQEPPDLFAHLDGRVPAEQVRRRLDREGPGGEPVVDWRHRRLHPENWGVTRSMLTAVLRATGLYERGRRNARRFRLRRRRLVLPGLAPALDGYRLLQLSDLHLDVDHTFARELARRIAGVTSDSCVITGDFRFSTDGPIEPMLRAIDVLRPALPQSVYAVLGNHDSITMIPPLEARGIRVLFNESALIHHQDGVLALAGVDDPHYFDCADPRRAAAGLPADVPRLLLAHSPECYVEAEEAGFDAMLCGHTHGGQIRLPGDVAVLTNARCPRRYCHGAWRYRRLYGYTSAGTGSSVLDVRFNCPPEVLLHVLRPASPQGVGLSSADSGSIVR, encoded by the coding sequence ATGGCGCAGGAGCCGCCGGATCTGTTTGCCCATCTCGATGGACGAGTGCCTGCCGAGCAAGTGCGGCGCCGTCTCGACCGCGAGGGGCCCGGTGGCGAACCCGTGGTGGACTGGCGGCACCGGCGTCTGCATCCGGAGAACTGGGGCGTAACCCGCTCGATGCTGACGGCGGTGCTTCGGGCCACCGGGCTTTACGAGCGGGGTCGCCGCAACGCACGGCGGTTCCGGTTGCGCCGGCGCCGACTTGTGTTGCCAGGCCTGGCGCCCGCGCTGGATGGATACCGTCTGCTGCAGCTGAGTGATTTGCATCTGGATGTGGATCACACCTTTGCCCGGGAGCTGGCCCGTCGCATAGCCGGGGTGACCTCGGATAGCTGCGTTATCACCGGGGATTTCCGTTTCAGTACCGATGGACCCATCGAGCCCATGCTGCGTGCCATCGACGTATTGCGCCCGGCGTTACCGCAGAGCGTTTATGCCGTGCTGGGCAACCACGACTCCATCACCATGATTCCGCCGTTGGAGGCAAGGGGCATTCGGGTTCTGTTCAACGAGAGTGCATTGATCCACCATCAGGATGGTGTGCTGGCCCTGGCCGGGGTGGATGATCCCCACTATTTCGACTGTGCTGATCCGCGGCGGGCCGCAGCCGGACTGCCTGCGGACGTTCCCCGCCTGCTACTGGCCCATTCCCCGGAATGCTATGTCGAGGCGGAGGAAGCCGGCTTTGATGCGATGCTCTGTGGCCACACCCACGGCGGCCAGATACGCCTGCCCGGTGACGTGGCGGTGCTGACCAATGCCCGTTGTCCTCGGCGGTACTGCCATGGTGCCTGGCGGTACCGACGTCTGTATGGCTACACTTCTGCGGGCACGGGGTCGTCGGTGCTCGATGTGCGCTTCAACTGTCCGCCGGAAGTCCTGTTGCATGTTCTGCGACCGGCGTCGCCGCAAGGCGTCGGCTTGTCTTCCGCGGACTCAGGTTCCATAGTTCGCTAG
- a CDS encoding lytic murein transglycosylase, with translation MHPVLRSLLLALLFLPFTVTAEEFRACVDRLADQAAGEGISVATIDGALRPIERQVRVVELDRRQPEFVQTFWQYYAARVSDTRLETGRERLEEYRPLLERVHADYGVRPEYLVSLWGLETNFGSHFGSMPVLDSLGTLACDPRRARFFGEQLMAALRLIDAGHMAPEQMRGSWAGAMGHMQFMPATFERHAVDATGDGRSDPWQNLEDALATGANYLRNMGWRDGERWGREVSLPDDFDYGLADIGSRRPLAEWADLGVRRVDGGALPQADMEAAMLLPAGHRGPAFLVYHNFHVIMRWNTSTSYALAVGLLADQLSGQPGLQTSEPADSDPLRRDDVEELQQRLADQGFDPGPVDGILGRQTRAAVRAFQRANDLPADGYPDPRLLEQLRTL, from the coding sequence ATGCATCCCGTCCTGCGCTCGCTGCTGCTCGCCCTGCTGTTCCTACCCTTCACGGTGACGGCAGAGGAGTTTCGCGCCTGCGTTGATCGGCTGGCGGACCAGGCGGCCGGAGAGGGCATCAGCGTCGCGACAATCGACGGCGCGCTTCGCCCCATCGAACGCCAGGTTCGGGTGGTGGAGCTGGATCGTCGACAACCGGAATTTGTGCAGACTTTCTGGCAATACTATGCTGCGCGGGTCTCCGACACCCGGCTTGAAACCGGCCGGGAAAGACTCGAAGAGTATCGCCCGCTACTCGAGCGCGTGCATGCCGACTACGGCGTACGCCCCGAATACCTGGTCTCGCTTTGGGGCCTTGAGACAAACTTCGGCAGCCATTTCGGCAGCATGCCGGTGCTCGACTCCCTCGGGACACTGGCCTGCGATCCGCGTCGTGCCCGCTTCTTCGGCGAGCAGTTGATGGCGGCATTGCGCCTGATCGATGCAGGGCACATGGCACCCGAACAAATGCGGGGCTCCTGGGCCGGCGCCATGGGGCACATGCAGTTCATGCCCGCCACGTTCGAACGGCACGCGGTGGACGCCACCGGTGACGGCCGCTCGGACCCCTGGCAGAACCTGGAGGACGCCCTGGCCACCGGCGCGAATTACCTGCGCAACATGGGCTGGCGTGATGGAGAGCGCTGGGGGCGGGAGGTGTCTCTTCCAGACGATTTCGACTATGGCCTTGCCGATATCGGCAGCCGGCGCCCACTCGCCGAATGGGCCGATCTCGGCGTGCGCCGGGTCGACGGCGGGGCGCTACCCCAGGCCGACATGGAGGCTGCCATGCTGCTACCCGCCGGCCATCGCGGACCAGCGTTCCTTGTCTATCACAACTTCCACGTGATCATGCGCTGGAACACCTCCACGTCCTACGCGCTGGCGGTAGGCCTGCTGGCCGACCAACTCTCGGGCCAGCCAGGCCTGCAGACCTCGGAGCCGGCGGATTCCGATCCCTTGCGGCGGGACGATGTCGAGGAGCTGCAGCAACGGCTGGCGGACCAGGGCTTCGACCCCGGCCCGGTGGACGGCATCCTGGGTCGACAGACCCGCGCGGCGGTGCGGGCATTCCAGCGCGCCAATGACCTGCCCGCGGACGGCTACCCTGACCCGAGACTGCTGGAGCAGTTACGAACGCTTTAG
- the trxA gene encoding thioredoxin TrxA: protein MAEAIVHTTEERFDEDVLQAETPVLVDFWAEWCGPCRTLAPLLDDVAQTYGERIRVVKVNIDENQAIAPRFGIRGIPTLMVFKDGAAQATRVGALSRPELAAFVDSNL from the coding sequence ATGGCAGAAGCAATCGTACACACCACCGAAGAGCGCTTTGATGAAGACGTCCTGCAGGCGGAGACCCCTGTGCTCGTAGACTTCTGGGCTGAGTGGTGCGGACCTTGCCGGACTCTGGCTCCGCTGCTGGACGACGTGGCGCAGACCTATGGCGAGCGGATCCGCGTGGTCAAGGTGAACATCGATGAAAATCAGGCGATTGCGCCGCGATTCGGCATCCGGGGAATCCCTACGCTGATGGTTTTCAAGGATGGCGCGGCGCAGGCGACCCGGGTGGGTGCGCTCTCCCGGCCGGAACTCGCCGCCTTCGTCGATTCGAATTTATAG
- a CDS encoding DUF502 domain-containing protein — MRGQSGETRRGGIRAQRYLITGILTVIPLWITWWVFNFLFNQLSGLGAPLVRGVARFIDPQLPMVAEFIDRPGFQAAMAFLLTLSALYLLGWLATQVIGKRLIAFFDGVMERIPLVERIYGSTKRLLTALQEKPESVQRVVLIAFPSPEMKAVGFVTRTFRDADTGEELAAVYVPTTPNPTSGYMEIVPLAQVVSTDWTVDEAVSFIISAGTITPGEINYRHSRGRAHPMTPGNGTD; from the coding sequence ATGCGAGGGCAGAGCGGCGAGACAAGGCGCGGCGGTATCCGTGCCCAACGTTATCTCATTACGGGTATTCTGACCGTGATTCCCCTGTGGATCACGTGGTGGGTTTTCAACTTCCTGTTCAATCAGCTCTCCGGTCTGGGCGCGCCCCTGGTCAGGGGGGTCGCGCGCTTCATCGACCCCCAGTTGCCCATGGTGGCGGAATTCATCGACCGCCCCGGTTTTCAGGCCGCCATGGCTTTCCTGCTAACCCTGTCGGCGTTGTACCTGCTGGGCTGGCTTGCGACCCAGGTGATCGGAAAACGGCTGATTGCGTTCTTCGATGGCGTTATGGAGCGTATCCCCCTGGTGGAGCGCATCTACGGGTCCACCAAGCGCCTGCTGACAGCATTGCAGGAGAAGCCCGAATCGGTGCAGCGGGTGGTATTGATCGCCTTTCCGTCTCCCGAGATGAAAGCTGTCGGCTTTGTCACCCGGACCTTTCGCGACGCCGACACCGGCGAGGAGCTGGCCGCCGTCTACGTGCCGACCACACCGAATCCCACCTCCGGCTACATGGAAATTGTGCCGCTGGCCCAGGTTGTGTCCACCGACTGGACGGTGGACGAAGCCGTGTCGTTCATCATTTCCGCCGGTACCATCACGCCCGGCGAGATCAACTATCGCCATAGCCGCGGCAGGGCGCACCCGATGACGCCGGGCAACGGCACAGACTAA
- a CDS encoding outer membrane beta-barrel protein produces MKRTIGALLLLLPTLAMSQDPTYSYVEGGVSIVDPPGRFGSSDAGIQVRGSYALDDLLFVRGGIQSNTFSRRTGPPGDRSRVSVDRDILSLGLGFRVPTEQQLDVYGAADLLYDAGDADDAGFRLEGGVRAALPPAWDVAAGLRVGRVDSHTNAQVFGNAFYEFAPQFSAGGELAVGDFDELLLGFRYRF; encoded by the coding sequence ATGAAGCGTACGATAGGCGCCCTGCTACTGCTCCTGCCCACACTGGCCATGAGCCAGGACCCAACCTACAGCTACGTCGAGGGCGGTGTCTCCATTGTCGACCCCCCAGGGCGTTTTGGCAGTAGCGATGCGGGCATTCAGGTACGGGGCAGCTACGCCCTGGACGATCTGCTGTTCGTTCGCGGCGGCATCCAGAGCAACACCTTCTCGCGTCGTACCGGACCACCCGGCGACCGCAGTCGGGTGAGTGTGGACCGGGATATTCTCTCTCTCGGCCTGGGCTTTCGCGTACCCACGGAACAACAGCTGGACGTCTACGGCGCTGCCGACCTGCTCTACGATGCCGGTGACGCCGACGATGCCGGTTTCCGCCTCGAGGGTGGTGTCCGGGCCGCCCTGCCACCGGCCTGGGATGTCGCCGCCGGGCTGCGCGTCGGCCGCGTGGACAGCCATACCAATGCCCAGGTCTTCGGCAATGCGTTCTACGAGTTCGCACCGCAGTTCTCCGCCGGCGGCGAGCTGGCGGTGGGTGACTTCGACGAGTTGCTGCTCGGTTTCCGCTACCGTTTCTAG